TGATAATTGTTCGTGAAGGTTTTATTTGTAGGGCTTAGAACTCCCTGTCTGGGAACAGAATTGGGGCAACAAGAGACCATATGTATAGAGCTGCGGTTGCCCACCCTGTTGCTACCCTAACCCAGACAGACGGCCAACCAACATCCACCAGCTTCCCACTTTCCCCTACTGAGGTAGACCACCCAGTCAGAAGCATTGCCGAATACATGCTTGCAAGAGAGAATATTATGTGGAAGAAGGCATATGAATATGAAACCGGCTTagccttttccttttcttctggCTCCTCATTTTTGCTGTCCATTGGAAGCAAAGGCTTTCCTGTACCATCAACGGAAAACCCAAATGTTATATGAttcagataaaaaaatatttgctcatttgttttcaaaagttaagAAAATGCCTATGTTGCTCATCTGAAAGTAATGAACACCATTCAGATAAGATAAAAAATCATGCACAGGTATTTGGAACACATTTCACATTGCATATGCACGTTACattgaaaaatagaataaataaccAGCAATAAGTATTTACACAATCTCTTCAACACTAACCTGCACGAGGCGAACTTGGTGGAGAAAGCAGAGTTGTAGAAGATCCAGCACGCACTGCAGAATATACTACTGATAGAACAGTGGTAAGCAGACCAAGGGTAAGGGTGCTGGTGGATATAGCTTTAGAATGCCTGTGGAGACCATTGCATTCATAGTCCCTTGGTTCACTTGAAAGTCCACTGTAGCAAAGGTACATGCAATACAAAGATATAACCGAAGCTGGCAAAATACTGCCACCTACCTGTTGCATCAAAATGTTAACATTAATTGAAGTCAAGggcttttatttttaagaaagaaataCCCGCTGCACTATGTAGCTGCACAAGgaacaaaagaacaaaatgatgcaagtaattaatatttagtCATGGTAAAAAGACTATAGATATAAGAAATTTGTTAGTTGCCTCATTATTGAGAACTCTGACGAAACAAAGGTTATATACACTTGAATACCAAAACCTTCTCTGTTTCTCTCAACAAAATGTCTTAGCAAACTATTCCACCGCAACAGCACATTAAAAAAGCATGATTGACATGGGTTTAGATGTAAAACAGATAATTCCTTATCACTCTTCCTATATCTGAAATATACTCAAATCGTTTGAGCTTGGAAACTCAAAAGCaaagcaatatatatatatatattgaaatttagGTTTGACAAGAATGATGACATCCTCTACCAACCTATCATCCTGTCACCACTTCTGTCTTGGTATGATACTTTGCTAGCATTGACATACAAGATTTATACAAGTTCAGACCAAGTACATGAGATAAATAATGAAGGGAATAATAAATGCAAGCCACACTTACAGAAGGGTGCAGGGCAACCACAGCAAATAGGAACACAAAAATCAAGGTCATGACTATAACGAAAGTGTTGAGCCCACAGTCATGACCGGATGGTGTGAACCAATGGAAAAGAAGTCCCGAGAAGCCAAAGGTCAGCACGTAACAAACAAGGGAAACGACTAGTAGAGCAACATAcctatataaaaagagaaatgcAATAACCcgggaaaagaagaaaaaggaaaaatcaaaaaacCGGTGAAAGAATGTAAAAGAAAGCACAGATtgttaaaaattactaaaaaccaATACCAGACTATTAGAGGAAATGCTACACTAACCAGAACTGCTCATCATATCCAACCCATGTGTCATTCCATTTGTGCACAAAATCCAATAAAAGAACAACTTGAACAAGAAGAAATAATCCTGAACCGAACTTTGATATAGACTCTGTCAacaaaagattttattaatggcttaaatgtaaaaaataatctaacagacaaatatatatataactccATGTCAATTTATTGAAACCAAATCCACTGGATATTACCAAAAGAAACTCTGATTCAGAACAGAGCTTACCATAGAAGCTGACAATCTCATTCGGgaggaaaaacataaaaaccacCAGAAGGCACCAGCAGATGATTTTCATCATCCATCCACCATGATGCAAACCATCACGAGGATCTCTTTGAGTTTTCACACCAATCATCGCAATTGACAAAAtagtgaaaaagagaaaatttccCAAGCTAACTCGAAGCACAGCATCTGTTTCAAACCACTCCCTGTCAGGCGTCTGATGAAAATGATTAATCCCTGCACCaataacaccaaaaaaaaaaaaaagagattagtttcatcattaaattaaacaacTCCAAACTTGATGATATCCAAAACTCATTTAACTTATTGAACTGAGTTAAATCAGAAGTAAGTAAGCATCAAAAGCCGAGAAGTGGAACATCCAAAGATGCTTGAAACACATCCTGTCAGCATGACCAAGTAcaccaaaaaatcaaaacacagAGTCGCATGAGAAGACAAACTTCTTCACCCATCAATTGACATCAAACAATTCATTTTCATGTGCTGCATAGAAAATTGGCTTATATGTTTAGAAGCatacaaaattacaaattactAGAGCTGAGAATTATTGTTAGGCACTTACCTAGCttaagttttattgtttcatgaTGCTTCAATATGGTGTCAAGATTTGTGAGACTAAGACCTCTCATGTTCCAATCCTGAAAATCCCCAAATCTCTTaaccaaaattaaatcattaagCTCAATGGCCCAAGTTATACCCACATGACACGTCTATGACTAAGCCCGATCTTACACATGAGAGGATAAattaatagtataaatattaGGGTAAGTTTGATCTACCTTACCAGACAACCTAATCATAGACGGACctgtttttggaaaaaaatcaAAGGCCATACATGCTAGGAAGGTTTACAACAGGTTTATAACAATTGCCAAAATATTTAGGGTGGGGTCTCATGAATTCCAGAACTTGAATTTTAACCAAAACTAATATCATTAGGCTCATTTATATGCTTTATGTTTTGGGACTGATGTCCCTTCAAAACAAAGACTAACAAAAAACTGGCATATCAAATACGTGGGTAAAttcataattgataaaattcACCCAGTTAActtaaacacattaaaaaagatagaaaaaataCAGGGCAATcaatgcccaaaaaaaaaaaattgaaaaggttGCTTACAAGGAATCTTCTCCATTAGGGGAGCAGCAACTTCACGAAGAATCCATGAAACAATTAAAGAGAGAGCAAAGAGCCCACAATACGCAATCCTAGCTGACTTCCTGCTGATACCAGACACCACAGTGCGACATGCATCACAAGCGCATGCTGCACAGCATGAAGCAAGGCAGGAGGCTGCCCACATCTTGTTCTTCTATCACAATTGAACCGAACCCCTTCAGAAAAtctgataaatatatatatatatatatatatatatatatatatatatatatatatatatataagttctTGTTCAATATCATCCTTATTATGAACTGAGCAGTATCAATTCCAACAAATTCTCCACAGATAATCAAAACCCATAGcgtaatataatttacaattctatcaataaaaccaaattgaacCAAACCCTTAACATAATCTTCCAAATATATCAaagaaacaaccaaaaaaataagattttatttattatcatccTCATTATGAACAGGGTATTAAAAATCTgaacaaattatgtataaatgatGAAAACCCAGACATCAATATCAAGAATTCTAACAATCAAGCAAGAAATTAGAATCAACTAAACAACTTACCAAATCAAACcccaaaaaacaaataaatgaagaGTATACCGTAAATGATTGTAAAGAAAATCGAAAATCAATCAAAGAATTGATAGATTAAAAGTCAGAGAGAAATAAGACTTGGACTTTTACCTAAGAAATATGATTGAATTGACGaaactaaaaagaaagaagaataaagaCGACGATCACTAATGTTAAGCGAAGAATATAGTATATTAGTTGAGTCCGGGTCAGGTCTTTATTATCCTCTACGGTTTGGTTTagccaaacaaaaacaaacctaTTCCcgaacttttaaaaatctaaacctcaactacttatttaatattatttaaaaaattaaaattttattttttttcttatattatttttaaatattaattattttttttctaatttaattttaaaaacttatttttctttattacctagtgttttgttattttatcaacaGAAATCGTAatgatgattatttttaataatttatttttatataccaTCAATTTTAGTATTgacaaattttaactttttaataacatttttaacatataaaccTTCTTTTTTCTGGttaaaatcaaataagaaaacttttttattcaatttgatgACATTATTAATCGTTTTCTCAATAATTGATGATGTAGTGATTTAAATTAGTTTGTATTAATCTTTAAACCAATTTTAAGATTGAATGAATTTTAGCAAAAAGAA
Above is a genomic segment from Mangifera indica cultivar Alphonso chromosome 3, CATAS_Mindica_2.1, whole genome shotgun sequence containing:
- the LOC123210367 gene encoding probable serine incorporator, whose protein sequence is MWAASCLASCCAACACDACRTVVSGISRKSARIAYCGLFALSLIVSWILREVAAPLMEKIPWINHFHQTPDREWFETDAVLRVSLGNFLFFTILSIAMIGVKTQRDPRDGLHHGGWMMKIICWCLLVVFMFFLPNEIVSFYESISKFGSGLFLLVQVVLLLDFVHKWNDTWVGYDEQFWYVALLVVSLVCYVLTFGFSGLLFHWFTPSGHDCGLNTFVIVMTLIFVFLFAVVALHPSVGGSILPASVISLYCMYLCYSGLSSEPRDYECNGLHRHSKAISTSTLTLGLLTTVLSVVYSAVRAGSSTTLLSPPSSPRAGKPLLPMDSKNEEPEEKEKAKPVSYSYAFFHIIFSLASMYSAMLLTGWSTSVGESGKLVDVGWPSVWVRVATGWATAALYIWSLVAPILFPDREF